The Triticum dicoccoides isolate Atlit2015 ecotype Zavitan chromosome 6A, WEW_v2.0, whole genome shotgun sequence genome has a window encoding:
- the LOC119314988 gene encoding uncharacterized protein LOC119314988 gives MAASSSLLAAGDSAHRRQWRYTWETLAHLPLLRLYLSHPALSAAAPSGLRADLRLEADLLLLSFSLASDPVSLRVPVPRVLVDPSAPPECRAAGDHLEVRLTLVLPVDHPVVAAAFPGAGPPAPLSLRDDLKSLSSGDVHLYCKTCSARLTKQPLRDVVEMPSLNWEDVADNWFGGCCTSFGGASEKLISHYINAYGRLQRTTLLDATSIIIEKDYLETDIVSRVDTSVPSVDFVALEEAMFNVTLESDHTAEKIKLNNSEEEVCHEKKIGSNHLQPPVLLEEGPCIDNTEKNGGTPWTDQCGTIQLNNGGDVNSEKSTSDCFIENMEQTSQEADSNLVDPCSCCGDNGDSGKAGLENQRDYKLTKSISLGSSFIVKEPNLVKDVNWVELLCSHCSSSLGSYPSQYSDAPSDGRVRLFKCYTSSDLPVGGPHDVFRGHTLEKLFVNLLLEIAEDEISFRTIVRDLKTKRPMLQIVLLSSKAWMFSGYCYENEMDGSHVTAHLQPTVKLLYSNCSSASETDLRTVEEWSSKYRAEQLYMMAGQINELTECLSSAKDEFPLSCSSLEGMCLSSLER, from the exons ATGGCCGCCTCGTCCtccctcctcgccgccggcgacagCGCGCACCGGCGGCAGTGGCGGTACACGTGGGAGACCCTGGCGCACCTCCCCCTCCTGCGTCTCTACCTCTCCCACCCGGCCCTCTCCGCCGCGGCGCCCTCCGGCCTCCGCGCCGACCTCCGCCTCGaggccgacctcctcctcctctccttctcccttgcgTCGGACCCCGTATCGCTCAGGGTCCCCGTGCCGAGGGTGCTCGTGGACCCCTCCGCCCCGCCCGAGTGCCGCGCCGCGGGGGACCACCTCGAGGTCCGCCTCAccctcgtcctccccgtcgaccatcccgtcgtcgccgccgccttccccggcgCCGGCCCTCCCGCGCCCCTCTCCCTCCGCGATG ATTTGAAGTCTCTATCTTCTGGAGATGTCCATTTGTACTGCAAAACATGCTCAGCAAGATTGACAAAACAGCCACTAAG GGACGTTGTGGAAATGCCATCTTTAAATTGGGAGGATGTGGCTGACAATTGGTTTGGTGGATGTTGCACATCATTCGGAGGGGCAAGTGAGAAGTTAATATCACACTATATCAATGCATACGGTCGCCTGCAGAGAACAACTCTACTAGATGCTACCTCCATTATTATAGAGAAGGATTATCTTGAGACTGATATAGTGTCGAGAGTAGATACTTCAGTGCCCAGTGTTGATTTTGTTGCACTAGAAGAAGCTATGTTTAATGTTACTCTAGAAAGCGATCATACTGCCGAGAAGATAAAATTGAATAATTCAGAAGAGGAGGTATGCCATGAAAAGAAAATTGGTTCTAATCACTTGCAACCTCCAGTTCTTTTGGAAGAGGGTCCTTGTATTGATAATACTGAAAAAAATGGAGGCACTCCTTGGACTGATCAGTGTGGTACTATCCAGCTGAATAATGGTGGCGATGTGAATTCTGAGAAGTCTACAAGTGACTGTTTTATTGAAAACATGGAGCAAACTTCTCAAGAGGCTGATTCGAATCTGGTAGATCCATGCAGTTGCTGCGGTGACAATGGAGATAGTGGAAAAGCTGGATTGGAGAACCAAAGAGATTACAAGTTAACAAAAAGTATCTCTCTTGGAAGTAGCTTTATCGTTAAAGAACCAAACCTTGTGAAAGATGTTAACTGGGTTGAGCTTCTATGTTCTCATTGCTCGTCATCTCTTGGATCATACCCATCGCAATATTCAGATGCTCCATCAGATGGACGGGTACGGCTGTTCAAATGTTACACATCCTCAGACCTTCCTGTTGGGGGTCCTCATGATGTGTTCAG GGGACACACATTGGAAAAACTATTTGTTAATTTGTTGCTTGAAATTGCTGAAGATGAAATATCTTTTCGTACAATAGTGAGAGATTTGAAAACCAAAAGGCCCATGCTGCAAATAGTCCTCCTTAGTTCAAAAGCATGGATGTTTTCTGGTTACTGCTATGAAAATGAAATGGATGGTTCACATGTGACAGCACATCTGCAGCCTACTGTTAAGCTCCTGTATTCTAACTGCAGTAGTGCCTCAGAAACAGACTTAAG GACAGTAGAGGAGTGGTCATCCAAATATCGGGCTGAACAGTTATACATGATGGCCGGGCAGATAAATGAACTTACTGAATGCCTTAGCTCAGCCAAGGATGAGTTCCCTCTTTCTTGCTCGTCTCTTGAAGGAATGTGTCTTTCGTCTCTGGAGCGTTGA